In a single window of the Bradyrhizobium sp. ORS 285 genome:
- a CDS encoding APC family permease produces MDLVVPQTDIVPPSGLRRRLGLPLLVLYGTGVTVGAGIYVLIGAVAGHAGSYSAFAFALAAFVMAFTAASYAELATRYPVSAGEAAYVRAAFKSRLLSTATGALRLATGIIAAAAVTLGGAGYIRQLIDLPTPLIAMAIVVALGVVASWGILESVMLAGLLTLIETGGLVWIVVSAVYSGVSFAPALLTPPPLELGALSGITFAGLLAFFAFVGFEDLANVVEEAKNPQRNIPRAMALTLLITAVLYVLIAAIAVSAVPPGVLSTSPAPLSLVFNAVAGISPATFSTIAVVSTLNTVLAQMTMTARVVYGMAEQGDLPRIAGRVHPRTGTPLIATGLVMLAVAVLALAFPLERLAEGTSLVTLTIFAIVNLCLLRIRIRHIGSEVAHVRVPLWIPALGLVTCVLMIVSAFVAP; encoded by the coding sequence ATGGACCTCGTGGTGCCGCAGACTGACATCGTGCCTCCTTCCGGATTGCGGCGGCGGCTCGGGCTTCCGTTGCTCGTCCTTTACGGGACGGGTGTCACCGTCGGGGCCGGGATCTATGTCCTGATCGGCGCGGTCGCGGGTCATGCCGGCAGCTATTCGGCCTTCGCGTTTGCGCTGGCGGCGTTCGTGATGGCGTTCACCGCCGCCTCCTACGCCGAGCTCGCGACGCGCTATCCCGTCAGCGCCGGAGAGGCAGCCTATGTGAGGGCCGCGTTCAAGTCGCGGCTATTGTCCACCGCCACGGGCGCGTTGCGGCTCGCCACGGGAATCATCGCCGCTGCCGCCGTGACGCTCGGCGGGGCCGGCTACATCCGGCAACTGATCGATCTGCCGACGCCGTTGATCGCGATGGCGATCGTGGTCGCGCTCGGCGTCGTCGCCTCCTGGGGCATTCTGGAATCGGTGATGCTGGCGGGCCTGCTGACCTTGATCGAGACCGGCGGACTGGTGTGGATCGTGGTCTCGGCCGTCTATTCCGGAGTCTCGTTCGCGCCGGCCTTGTTGACGCCGCCGCCGCTCGAGCTCGGAGCCCTCTCGGGCATCACCTTTGCGGGGCTGCTCGCGTTCTTCGCCTTCGTCGGCTTCGAGGATCTCGCCAATGTCGTCGAAGAGGCGAAGAATCCGCAGCGAAACATTCCGCGCGCGATGGCGCTGACGCTGCTCATCACGGCGGTGCTGTATGTGCTGATCGCAGCGATTGCGGTCAGCGCGGTGCCGCCGGGCGTGTTGTCGACCTCGCCGGCGCCGCTCAGCCTGGTGTTCAACGCCGTGGCCGGCATCAGTCCGGCGACATTCAGCACGATTGCGGTCGTGTCCACGCTCAACACGGTTCTTGCCCAGATGACGATGACGGCGCGCGTCGTCTACGGCATGGCGGAGCAGGGCGACCTGCCGCGCATCGCCGGCCGCGTCCACCCGCGCACGGGCACGCCGCTGATCGCGACCGGGCTGGTGATGCTGGCGGTGGCCGTGCTCGCGCTGGCCTTCCCGCTGGAGCGGCTGGCGGAGGGAACCTCGCTCGTGACGCTGACCATCTTTGCCATCGTCAATCTGTGTCTGCTGCGCATTCGTATCCGGCACATCGGATCGGAGGTCGCCCATGTGCGCGTCCCGCTCTGGATCCCCGCGCTCGGTCTCGTCACCTGTGTGCTGATGATCGTCAGCGCCTTCGTCGCGCCGTGA